The genomic interval AGTTTGAACGGACAAGGCACGATGATTGACGAATCTGGATCGGTCATCGGTACGGTGCCAGCGCATGCCGCAACGTATTTCCGTGCCGACTCGGATCGTGTCTGGTACCAAGTTGGCGAGAAATGGGGGCTCTGCAACTTTCAAGGAGAAGTGCTCATTCAACCGTTGTATGAAGACGTGGATGCGTTCTCCGATTCTCTCGCCCGCGTGAATATCGGAGCGAAGTTAAGATTCCCAGGATTCATGGAGGGGGGAAAGACTGGCTACATCAACCGCAATGGAGAGTCCGTTATTGCCTGCAGCTTCGACGAGTTGGGCTGGGGCTTTCACAACGGATACGCTACGGTCGGCGACGGCCTGATTGATCGGAATGGAGTGATTCAGTTTTCACGAGTTGGGATAGGCTATATTTTCTCGGACGGGGTGATCAACGTCTGCTCGTTCAAGGATGATCCGACGACCGATTACGTTGATGCAACGGGAATGATCAATTTTACAGTCGAGGGGTACGGCGAAGAGTTTGCGGAGGGTTTGGCAGTAGTCTCGGACAACAAACTCGCTGGGTTCGTCGATCAATCGGGAGCATACGTCATTCAACCCCGATTCGAGGACGCCCACTCGTTCAGCAACGGTCTCGCGGGCGTCTCTGTCGGGATGGGACGCTGGGGTTACATCGATCGCAGTGGCAAACTTGTCACGCCCACACACTTCAACGAAGTTCGTCCCGCCGCGAAAGAGTTCGCTATCGCCCATTACGGAGGCACGCAGCAAACTGCTGACGATGGTCCCGTGTGGTGGGAAGGCGGACGCTGGTTGATGATTGACCGGTCTGGTCGCCCACTTGCTGTAATTCGCGAGGATCGGTCTGATGATTGGTAGCCTGACCGATCAATTGAGCTCGGGCGGACGGATAGAGCGAGTTGCGAGCGCCATCGACAGGGCAATCTGTACCCTCGCACAGCCGACGAACCAAGACATGCACGTGCGGACTGGCAAGGTCTGATTGACGAGCGGGGGGAGATCCCGCCTGGGTAACTGCTAGCCACAGGTCCAGTATTGAGTGTTGCAGCGGCTGTACAAGACCGGTGGTCGAAGTCAGTCGTTGAAGCACTGGACTTTTGGGATCGAGACAGGCAGAGAGGTAGGGAGGATGAATGGACGGTGGGTGGTGTGCGCGGCTGTGAAGGGGAATAGCTCCGAAATTTTGTACCTGTTGGCCCCCATCAAATGGTTGCAGTACCCCTGGTTTGTGCATGCCCCAAGGCAACACTCCGCGACGCGTCATTGGCGAGCTTCGTGGAGAGACCCGGAGTCGGCGCCCCGAAGAACGCTTGCTTTTCGCCTTGGTCGGCTCACGCGCGCTGCGCATCACGTCAATCGGGCAACCAGTGAGGACCCTGAGGTTCTTGATCGATCCGCAGCATCCGGCCGTGCCGATTCGAGTATGTCCTAGAAAACGAGGCAAGACGCCTTGCGTCGACTAGAGACACCTCGGTGCGACATGTTTGGGCAAAAAAATGGAAGGGCAAAAAAATGCTCGTGTTCATTCTGAGTCAGCATCTTTTGCCCCTCGCTGTCGTTCCGGCAGTTGCTGTTGGTCATGGTTTGCATGCCGGCAATCGTCTATCGCAAGTCGGCAACATCGGTCGTCAGCAGGTGTCTTCCCGAATCCGGGCGGCCAAGCGTAGAACGGGGCGTACCGTATTTCGTCATGCACAGCATGACCTACAGTGATTCTGGTCCCGCATTTTTTTGCCCAGACTGTCTGTTCTTTGAATTAGCGGTCATCCAGTAGGGCATGCTGTGCGCGATACCATCCGTTCATCGCAAGCCAGCAACACCGAATATCTCCAGGCTTTTTCCACGAATCTAATCGGTCAAGCGTGAAAGCATGGTGTGCCGTGTTTTGTCATGCGGAGCATGACCTACGGTTGCTTCGTTTAACGGACTTGATCGCGATGTCGGGGCAACAAGTGCGTGCGGGAGCCAAGTGAAATCTGGGAGCCGGATGCTGTAACACGGCACGTCCGGATCTACGAGGGGCCGGAGGTCAATGCGGCGTGGTTACAATATTGTGACACCACCAGAGGAAACGGGTGGTAAACAGGGAAAACAAACCGTAACCTAAACCAAAGAGACGCCGGCCTACTCACCGGCAGGACTCAAGACGCCGTTACCCAATGGTCACCTTTCGGTTCGTCCGCCGTGATCCTGGACGCTATCCACAAGGACGTGCGAATGAGATTTGTATCGCTGCTCTTGGCACCCATGATTGTTCTTGGTTGCGCTTCGGTTGGTTCCCCAAAGTTCAAGGTGAACACTCGTGATGAGATGCATGTATCGATCAATGACGCGATCCCAATTGGAACGCCTCTTGCTCGTGCACGCGAGATTATGGAATCCGCTGGGTTCGAGTGTGAGCTGATCCTATCAGGCAGTTTCACAGAGGACATGGGGTTGATAGGTGACGACGGTGATTATCCTGCCGTGGCAAATGCTCGATACCTTCAATGCAAGCGTGCCAATAGCACTGGACTTCTCACTGCGAACTTTTGGACGATTGCGATCGTGTTGGACGATGGGGACAAGGTATCAGAGGTGCTCGTTCGTGTATGGGGCGAAGGTCCGTAGTTTCATTCGCAAATCGTGGATAACCATCGCGTCCACCGGAGAACGCGAGCCACGGTTTTACGCCATCGCATTCTCAAACGCGCGTTCCCCGTGACGCGTAGCGTTCGTCGAGGTAGGCAATCCTCCAATCCCACACAGCAATCTCATGTCTCGGCCTAAACGGATCCTGCTTGCCGGAATGAGCGACGTCGATGTGGACAATATCCGCGAACATCTTTGCAATTGCGATTACCAAATCCGATCGGTCGATGTTGACGTCGATGTTCTTGACCAACTACCTGCCTATCAGCCGCATTTAATTCTGCTCGACATAACCTTGGAAACATTTGATGCATTTGAGCTTTGCAAACGTATCAAACAGGACTCCATGGCCTTGGTTCTGGCTGTAACACCGTTGTGTGCCATCGAGCATATCCAGCGAGCAATTGATTCTGGATCGGACGATTTCCTCAGCAAGCCAGTGCACAGAGTGGAGCTGCGAAAGCGTGTAGAAAGCCTACTGAAGCTCCAGGATTTTGTATGATGGTTTGTGCTTCCCTGTCGCACCAAAACTCGACGAACCATGCGTTGCAACGGAGCGGGTGAATCGGGAGTCTTGGTCATTGGCGAGTCGCTCGCGTCCGCCCGCTGATGCGTAATGATCATCGCGGCCAGTGATCGAGTCCGGTGTGGATGTTGGAACTGATCCGAGTGCTCGATTTCCCCACGGCGAAGTCCAGCGGGTACCCGTGCATGCAGCGTTCCTGGTTCCGGCCGTCGCTCCTTGTACTGCGAAACTCCAAGGCGTACGCTCGGGACGACGATATCGCGTTTGATACCGCAAAGACCACGTTCGCTACTGTGCGTTCTCTCTGATCGGCACGGCGAGTGATCGAGTGCAGAGTGGACGAGGAGCAGGCTCCAGGGTTCGATTGACCCACTGTCGCCCCCCACCGGGTACAATGGCAACGAGCGATCCTGTTTCCAGCCGTCGCTGCTTGTACCGCGATGATCCATGTCGATGCACCCAAGCCGCGGGTGTTGTCGTTACGTACCACAAGAGACCACCGCCGCGGCTGGGTGATCTCTGCGATCGCCGCACTGAATAACACATGGGAGCCAATAACCCTTACAAAACGCCGACCTCGATCGAATCGGTTGAGCCACCTGTCCGCACGGTTCATCCAGACTGGCACTGGATGGTTTCCATGGTTCACGTGTTTTCAGCATTGTCTCTATGGGCGTTGTTCTATTCGTCGCAGGGTGAAGCGGGCTGGAAACTCACCTGCCATGGTTGCTGCTCAATTCGCTTGTTTGACTCCGGCTCAACAGGACTGCGGTTCATGTTGCCACCTTTACTCGCGGTATTGCCGACTGCCGCAACATCACTTCTGTTCTGGTATTTCTATCACAACTGCAATCCCACACGAAAAGCCACGGGCCGGAACTTCGCCTTCCTGCTTGTAGGCATCATCCTTGCAGGCACGAATGCTTCACTGTACGATCCGATTGAATAGTCGCAATCCATGTCAGTGCACGACGCTGGCGAACCATGGATTGCAACGGAGGCCGCGAGTTGACGTTTTTGAAGTGGAGATTCGTCCACGCGGCTCTGCTGAACCCTGCCGTTCGCCCATCGAAGCGTGTCCGCAGCACTCAGTCATGACGATCCGCAACGACCAAGTGCTTGATATTTTCCGAGAACTGCCGGGCCACCGCGGTTGCTCGGAAGGCGAGCTTGATGTTGCTGAGTCACAATTAGGTGTTGAGCTGCCAATGCGATACCGCGAAATGATGCAACTCGACGCGGGACGCCTGTGTGGCGCTGGAATCGTCGCCCCGATCCGCAGGCTGCAAGAATTGCGACAGGACGCGATTGCACTTCTGATTGAGGACGGTCACTCTTACCGACCAGACGCAGACGACGTCGTGTTCGCGTGGGAGGATATCTACGCATTCTACTTTTTCAAAGCGGACGGTAACAACGATCCTCCCGTCATGATGTTCAACTACGACGACTCAGAGCATGATTGGGCACCCGTCATCGCGTATGATACATTGACCACATATTTCACGGATGCCCTGCGTCGATACTTGGATCTGAACTGAGACCGAAGACGAGGGCGAACCATGCGATGCAACGGAGCCGGGCTTGCTAGGTTTCACGAATGGAAAGTCAACCCTCCCGGCCCGCTGATCGCAATTCGTTGAACTTAATCGAGTCTCTGTTGGTTGAGTTTGTGAAGAGTCTGGCAGTGGGTTGCTGATCGTTCTTTGGGGTAAGTTAGAAGTACGCATCCTTGCGGGGAAGG from Stieleria varia carries:
- a CDS encoding WG repeat-containing protein, with product MSVHRFIFAVFAIATIVGCKDAPSLMIPDGLWVQDGGGAAPRIAFVRDDEYGYLDAAGRVAIEPMYRWADDFRDGVALCSLNGQGTMIDESGSVIGTVPAHAATYFRADSDRVWYQVGEKWGLCNFQGEVLIQPLYEDVDAFSDSLARVNIGAKLRFPGFMEGGKTGYINRNGESVIACSFDELGWGFHNGYATVGDGLIDRNGVIQFSRVGIGYIFSDGVINVCSFKDDPTTDYVDATGMINFTVEGYGEEFAEGLAVVSDNKLAGFVDQSGAYVIQPRFEDAHSFSNGLAGVSVGMGRWGYIDRSGKLVTPTHFNEVRPAAKEFAIAHYGGTQQTADDGPVWWEGGRWLMIDRSGRPLAVIREDRSDDW
- a CDS encoding response regulator; this translates as MSDVDVDNIREHLCNCDYQIRSVDVDVDVLDQLPAYQPHLILLDITLETFDAFELCKRIKQDSMALVLAVTPLCAIEHIQRAIDSGSDDFLSKPVHRVELRKRVESLLKLQDFV
- a CDS encoding SMI1/KNR4 family protein; the protein is MTIRNDQVLDIFRELPGHRGCSEGELDVAESQLGVELPMRYREMMQLDAGRLCGAGIVAPIRRLQELRQDAIALLIEDGHSYRPDADDVVFAWEDIYAFYFFKADGNNDPPVMMFNYDDSEHDWAPVIAYDTLTTYFTDALRRYLDLN